One Dietzia sp. JS16-p6b genomic window carries:
- a CDS encoding NRDE family protein, translating into MFDAMCMLVIAHRVHPRYPLVLVANRDEVHDRPTEPLHEWTPDREGVGGIVAGRDVTAGGTWLSLAAGARLAAVTNVREGGSAAPATASRGELPVRALTGSVPATGFARHIVNDLGRYGPVNLLAGDLDELWWASNRSGRGPLRLDTGVHGLSNAALDTPWPKVVGAVSDVTALMGSGTISGQDWSGPLLDLLADHRKAPLRHLPRTGVPLWHEWRLSSRFVRIGRWYGTRSTTAVRIDEHGTADVVERTWDSRGRAAGTVTTRI; encoded by the coding sequence GTGTTCGATGCCATGTGCATGCTCGTCATCGCCCACCGGGTCCACCCCCGGTATCCGCTGGTGCTGGTGGCCAACCGGGACGAGGTCCACGACCGCCCCACCGAACCCCTGCACGAATGGACCCCCGACAGGGAAGGGGTCGGCGGCATCGTCGCGGGTCGCGACGTCACGGCCGGCGGGACGTGGCTCTCGCTGGCCGCCGGTGCGCGGCTGGCAGCGGTCACCAACGTCCGGGAGGGCGGCTCGGCGGCCCCGGCCACCGCCTCCCGGGGGGAGTTGCCGGTCCGGGCGCTCACCGGTTCGGTCCCCGCGACCGGGTTCGCCCGGCACATCGTCAACGATCTGGGCCGGTACGGTCCGGTCAACCTCCTGGCCGGCGACCTCGACGAGTTGTGGTGGGCGTCCAACCGCTCCGGCCGGGGGCCGCTGCGGCTGGACACGGGGGTCCACGGACTGTCCAACGCGGCGCTGGACACCCCGTGGCCGAAGGTCGTCGGCGCGGTGAGCGACGTCACGGCGCTGATGGGGTCCGGGACGATCTCGGGTCAGGACTGGTCGGGCCCCCTGCTCGACCTGCTCGCCGATCACCGCAAGGCACCGCTCCGGCACCTGCCGCGCACGGGGGTCCCGCTCTGGCATGAGTGGCGCCTGTCGTCGCGGTTCGTCCGGATCGGCCGGTGGTACGGGACCCGGTCGACGACGGCGGTGCGGATCGACGAGCACGGCACGGCTGATGTGGTCGAGCGCACCTGGGACTCCCGGGGACGCGCCGCGGGGACGGTCACCACGAGGATCTGA
- a CDS encoding crotonase/enoyl-CoA hydratase family protein encodes MTSQPLVVERTDHIETWTLNLPETRNAISDPAIVDALCARVAEVNADHDVRAVVLTGAGSAFSAGGNVKDMVDRAGMFGGSPYELRDGYRTGIQRIPRALYHCEVPVIAAVNGPAVGAGCDLAVMCDLRVASTSAWFAESFVQLGIIPGDGGAWLLTKAIGPARAAEMALTGDRVTAEQAAAWGLVNEVVEPEDLLPAARALAGRVAKNPPHAVRMAKRLLRESQHQSLESLLELSAAMQALAHHTADHREALTAFGEKRAGEYEGR; translated from the coding sequence ATGACCTCTCAGCCACTGGTGGTCGAGCGAACCGACCACATCGAGACGTGGACGCTCAACCTGCCGGAGACCCGCAACGCCATCTCCGATCCCGCGATCGTCGACGCGCTCTGCGCCCGGGTGGCGGAGGTCAATGCTGATCACGACGTGCGCGCCGTCGTGCTCACCGGCGCGGGCTCGGCGTTCTCCGCCGGCGGCAACGTCAAGGACATGGTGGACAGGGCCGGGATGTTCGGCGGCAGTCCCTATGAACTGCGCGACGGGTACCGCACGGGCATCCAGCGGATCCCGCGCGCGCTGTACCACTGCGAGGTGCCCGTGATCGCGGCGGTGAACGGGCCCGCCGTCGGGGCGGGGTGCGACCTGGCGGTGATGTGCGATCTGCGGGTGGCGTCCACCTCGGCGTGGTTCGCGGAGAGTTTCGTGCAGCTCGGGATCATCCCGGGCGACGGCGGAGCCTGGCTGCTCACCAAGGCGATCGGTCCCGCGCGGGCCGCGGAGATGGCGCTCACCGGCGACCGGGTCACGGCAGAGCAGGCCGCCGCCTGGGGCCTGGTCAACGAGGTCGTGGAGCCCGAGGATCTGCTCCCGGCGGCCCGGGCACTGGCCGGCCGGGTGGCCAAGAACCCGCCGCACGCGGTCCGGATGGCCAAGCGACTGCTGCGCGAATCGCAGCACCAGTCGCTCGAGTCCCTCCTCGAGCTCTCGGCGGCGATGCAGGCGCTCGCACACCACACCGCCGACCACCGCGAGGCCCTCACCGCGTTCGGCGAGAAGCGTGCCGGGGAGTACGAGGGTCGCTGA
- a CDS encoding HNH endonuclease family protein: MASRTSRATRTTRVTVVSVMAVLVLAGLGRCADIEQVTGGGVGMPVSSSSLAPPPPPASDPATPPDPGPGVPGSVPIEPPPPEPAPSGDPLVASARLALPQLEIKGRAPKTGYDRALFGQAWSDDVSVEFGRNGCDTRNDILRRDLQDITVRPGTRDCVVLTGVLYGPYTGERIEFVRGQDTSSAVQIDHVVALSDAWQKGAQQLTLEQRRDFANDPLNLLAVAGHANQSKGDGDAATWLPPRREFRCPMIARQILVKERYGLWVTHAEHEAMERVLAGCA, translated from the coding sequence ATGGCATCACGGACCTCAAGAGCCACTCGAACCACTCGCGTCACAGTGGTGTCGGTGATGGCCGTGCTCGTTCTGGCGGGGCTGGGTCGGTGTGCGGATATCGAGCAGGTCACGGGTGGCGGTGTCGGAATGCCCGTCTCGTCGTCGTCCCTGGCCCCACCGCCTCCGCCGGCGTCGGACCCGGCGACCCCGCCCGACCCCGGACCGGGGGTGCCGGGGTCCGTCCCGATCGAACCGCCGCCACCCGAGCCCGCCCCGTCGGGGGATCCACTGGTCGCATCCGCCCGGTTGGCCCTGCCCCAACTGGAGATCAAGGGCCGCGCCCCCAAGACCGGGTACGACCGCGCCCTGTTCGGCCAGGCGTGGTCGGACGACGTCTCCGTGGAGTTCGGCCGCAACGGGTGCGACACGCGCAACGACATCCTGCGGCGCGATCTGCAGGACATCACGGTGCGACCGGGGACCCGGGACTGCGTGGTGCTCACCGGGGTCCTGTACGGGCCCTACACCGGGGAGCGGATCGAGTTCGTGCGGGGGCAGGACACCTCGTCGGCAGTGCAGATCGATCACGTGGTGGCCCTGTCGGACGCGTGGCAGAAGGGCGCCCAGCAACTCACCCTGGAGCAGCGTCGGGACTTCGCCAACGATCCGCTCAATCTGCTGGCGGTGGCGGGTCACGCCAACCAGAGCAAGGGCGATGGTGACGCGGCCACCTGGTTGCCCCCGCGTCGGGAGTTCCGTTGCCCCATGATCGCGCGGCAGATCCTGGTCAAGGAGCGCTACGGGCTGTGGGTGACCCACGCCGAACACGAGGCCATGGAGCGGGTCCTGGCCGGCTGCGCCTGA
- a CDS encoding cold-shock protein — MAQGTVKWFNAEKGYGFIAPEDGSADLFVHYSSIEGTGFKSLEENQRVEFELGEGQKGPQAQEVRAI; from the coding sequence ATGGCACAGGGCACCGTCAAGTGGTTCAACGCGGAGAAGGGCTACGGGTTCATCGCCCCGGAGGACGGTTCCGCCGACCTCTTCGTCCACTACTCCTCCATCGAGGGCACGGGCTTCAAGTCGCTCGAGGAGAACCAGCGCGTCGAGTTCGAGCTCGGCGAGGGCCAGAAGGGCCCGCAGGCCCAGGAGGTCCGCGCCATCTGA
- a CDS encoding acyl-CoA dehydrogenase family protein: MMADVLAQFSGPAVEPDAETVWRSLSEVGIGRLTAPEDGGGSGAGWAEASTLLRLSAAAGVAVPYAETDLVVGPLRRAAGLDDSSTGTATLAVLGPDGRARRVAWAGATDTILVVRRTPDTGGDVPGFEVADVETDSARITAGDGISAVPTGDVSPPDDAGWTAVDSAAVESAVLRGALARAVQCVGAAEGMLESAIAHSTERNQFGRALAKFQSVQNLVVDIAAETVLARAAVDQAVADAMVTDLTGPLSEFRVAVARSVASQAVAVAVRNAHQVHGAIGTTHEHTLHRLTLPALQWRGEFGSTAFWDAVLTEVAVTGGMDGAWPMVIEGTSVEGAAAAWLDRATLGESGVGRTPTARPTEPGGHRPAGRNLGTLGQ, translated from the coding sequence ATGATGGCCGACGTGCTGGCCCAGTTCTCCGGCCCCGCGGTGGAGCCCGATGCGGAGACCGTGTGGCGGTCCCTGTCCGAGGTGGGGATCGGTCGACTCACCGCGCCCGAGGACGGCGGGGGCAGCGGGGCGGGGTGGGCGGAGGCCTCCACCCTGCTGCGGCTGTCGGCCGCCGCCGGGGTCGCGGTCCCCTACGCGGAGACCGACCTCGTCGTCGGACCCCTGCGCCGCGCCGCGGGACTCGATGACTCCTCCACCGGTACGGCGACCCTCGCCGTTCTCGGTCCCGACGGCCGCGCCCGTCGGGTGGCCTGGGCGGGGGCGACCGACACCATCCTGGTCGTCCGCAGGACACCGGACACCGGCGGCGACGTACCGGGGTTCGAGGTCGCCGACGTCGAGACCGACAGCGCACGGATCACGGCCGGCGACGGCATCTCCGCCGTGCCGACGGGAGACGTCAGCCCGCCCGACGACGCGGGCTGGACCGCGGTCGACTCCGCCGCGGTGGAGTCGGCGGTGCTGCGCGGCGCGCTCGCCCGGGCCGTGCAGTGTGTGGGGGCCGCGGAGGGGATGCTCGAGTCGGCGATCGCCCACTCGACCGAGCGGAATCAGTTCGGCAGGGCGTTGGCGAAGTTCCAGTCCGTGCAGAACCTGGTGGTCGACATCGCCGCGGAGACCGTCCTGGCCCGGGCCGCGGTCGACCAGGCCGTCGCCGACGCCATGGTCACGGACCTCACCGGGCCGCTCTCGGAGTTCCGGGTGGCGGTGGCCCGCAGTGTGGCCTCGCAGGCCGTCGCGGTCGCGGTGCGCAACGCGCACCAGGTCCACGGGGCGATCGGCACCACGCACGAGCACACCCTGCACCGCCTGACCCTGCCTGCACTGCAGTGGCGCGGTGAGTTCGGTTCGACGGCCTTCTGGGACGCCGTTCTCACCGAGGTCGCGGTGACGGGCGGAATGGACGGCGCATGGCCGATGGTCATCGAGGGCACCTCCGTCGAGGGCGCCGCCGCGGCGTGGCTCGACCGGGCCACCCTCGGCGAATCGGGAGTCGGACGGACCCCGACCGCCCGGCCCACGGAGCCAGGCGGGCACCGACCGGCGGGACGCAATCTCGGTACGCTCGGTCAGTAG
- a CDS encoding DNA polymerase III subunit delta', which translates to MPGVFDRLAGQADVVGELTAAASAARARVPGQGWDEADARMVHAWLFTGPPGSGRSVAATCFAAALQCEHPEVVGCGECRSCHTVLAGTHADVHLLAPQGVNILLKDVKETIHRAASRPSTGRWQIVVVEEADRLTEQSGNALLKVVEEPPSRTVFLLCSPTTDPMDIMVTLRSRSRNVALRQPDAAAVEAALLADGGIDPERARWAAAVSSGHIGRARWLATDEATRERRDVVLELPMVMHNPGRAFPLADRLVSAAEQEALARNTPNDEREVEELRTAMGVGGTGKGAVAAGRGAAGAVKELEKAQKSRRTRSTRDSLDLALVDLAGFYRDALMAGLGVADVAPVHPDKAEESARLGGHYPPASVLGAIEAIQECRAAIEVNVKPKFAVSAMVGAIREALG; encoded by the coding sequence ATGCCAGGGGTGTTCGATCGGTTGGCCGGTCAGGCCGACGTCGTGGGGGAGTTGACCGCTGCGGCGTCGGCCGCGCGTGCGCGGGTCCCCGGCCAGGGGTGGGATGAGGCGGACGCGCGAATGGTCCACGCGTGGCTGTTCACCGGCCCGCCGGGCAGTGGACGGAGCGTCGCCGCCACGTGTTTCGCCGCCGCGTTGCAGTGCGAGCACCCGGAGGTCGTGGGCTGTGGGGAGTGCCGGTCCTGTCACACCGTCCTGGCGGGGACCCACGCGGATGTCCACCTCCTGGCGCCGCAGGGGGTCAACATCCTCCTCAAGGACGTCAAGGAGACCATCCACCGCGCCGCCAGCCGGCCCAGCACCGGGCGCTGGCAGATCGTCGTGGTGGAGGAGGCGGACCGGCTCACCGAGCAGTCCGGTAACGCCCTGCTCAAGGTGGTGGAGGAGCCGCCGAGCCGCACGGTCTTCCTGTTGTGCTCGCCCACGACGGATCCGATGGACATCATGGTCACACTGCGGTCCCGCTCGAGGAACGTCGCCCTGCGTCAACCCGACGCGGCCGCCGTCGAGGCCGCGCTCCTCGCCGATGGGGGGATCGATCCGGAACGGGCGAGGTGGGCGGCGGCCGTCTCCTCCGGTCACATCGGCCGCGCGAGGTGGTTGGCCACCGACGAGGCCACGCGTGAACGCCGCGACGTGGTGTTGGAACTGCCCATGGTCATGCACAACCCCGGCCGGGCCTTTCCGCTGGCGGACCGGTTGGTCAGCGCGGCCGAGCAGGAGGCGCTGGCCCGGAACACCCCGAACGACGAGCGTGAAGTGGAGGAACTGCGCACCGCGATGGGTGTGGGCGGGACCGGGAAGGGCGCCGTCGCGGCGGGGCGGGGCGCCGCGGGGGCCGTCAAGGAGTTGGAGAAGGCGCAGAAGTCGCGGCGGACACGCTCCACCCGCGACTCTCTCGACCTCGCCTTGGTCGACCTCGCGGGCTTCTACCGGGACGCGCTCATGGCCGGACTCGGCGTCGCGGACGTCGCCCCGGTGCACCCGGACAAGGCCGAGGAGTCGGCGCGCCTCGGGGGTCACTATCCGCCGGCGTCCGTGCTGGGGGCCATCGAGGCCATCCAGGAGTGTCGCGCGGCCATCGAGGTCAACGTCAAGCCGAAGTTCGCGGTCTCGGCGATGGTGGGGGCCATCCGGGAGGCGTTGGGCTGA
- a CDS encoding 2-oxoacid:ferredoxin oxidoreductase subunit beta: MTTTETGLVGSPLPLDALASVPKSDAPQKPKDYTSDQEVRWCPGCGDYVILATIRALLPKLGLKRENITFISGIGCSSRFPYYLETYGMHSIHGRAPAIATGLATARPDQSVWVVTGDGDAMSIGGNHLIHTLRRNVNLNILMFNNRIYGLTKGQYSPTSESGKVTKSSPMGSLDHPFNPLSLVLGAQASFVARALDSDRKGLTEVLDAAARHRGTSFVEILQDCPIFNDGSFDLLRKEDAGNHLIGVRHGEKIIFGDEGQHCVVRSGFSLKVAATAEVDEADIIVHDAHAEDPSYAHALANLSSQDLEYTVTGIIRQVQRETYDDQARAQVAAAKETAPSDLQALLDGSNTWTVG; the protein is encoded by the coding sequence ATGACCACCACCGAAACCGGACTCGTCGGCAGCCCGCTGCCCCTGGACGCGTTGGCCTCCGTCCCCAAGAGCGACGCACCGCAGAAGCCCAAGGACTACACCTCGGACCAGGAGGTGCGGTGGTGCCCCGGGTGTGGCGACTACGTCATCCTGGCCACCATCCGTGCCCTGCTGCCCAAGCTCGGTCTCAAGCGGGAGAACATCACGTTCATCTCCGGGATCGGCTGCTCGAGCCGCTTCCCGTACTACCTCGAGACCTACGGCATGCACTCGATCCACGGGCGCGCCCCGGCGATCGCGACCGGCCTGGCCACCGCCCGTCCCGACCAGTCGGTGTGGGTGGTCACCGGTGACGGCGACGCCATGTCGATCGGCGGCAACCACCTGATCCACACCCTGCGCCGGAACGTCAACCTCAACATCCTGATGTTCAACAACCGGATCTACGGGCTGACCAAGGGCCAGTACTCGCCCACCTCGGAGTCGGGCAAGGTCACCAAGTCGAGCCCCATGGGCTCGTTGGACCACCCGTTCAACCCGCTGTCTCTGGTGCTCGGCGCCCAGGCGAGCTTCGTGGCCCGCGCCCTGGACTCGGACCGCAAGGGGCTGACCGAGGTCCTCGACGCCGCCGCCCGTCACCGCGGCACCAGTTTCGTGGAGATCCTGCAGGACTGCCCGATCTTCAACGACGGGTCGTTCGACCTGTTGCGCAAGGAGGACGCCGGAAACCACCTCATCGGGGTCCGCCACGGCGAGAAGATCATCTTCGGCGACGAGGGCCAGCACTGCGTGGTCCGCTCCGGGTTCTCGCTGAAGGTCGCCGCGACCGCCGAGGTCGACGAGGCCGACATCATCGTCCACGACGCCCACGCCGAGGACCCCTCCTACGCGCACGCGCTGGCGAACCTGTCCAGCCAGGATCTCGAGTACACCGTCACCGGGATCATCCGGCAGGTCCAGCGCGAGACCTACGACGACCAGGCCCGCGCCCAGGTCGCCGCCGCCAAGGAGACCGCACCGTCGGACCTCCAGGCCCTGCTCGACGGCAGCAACACCTGGACCGTGGGCTAG
- a CDS encoding adenylate/guanylate cyclase domain-containing protein, translating into MERWVRLFRWLWATPWPVYALTMVQANIIGAVFVFAFLRFVLPMDRFLDLEQFRFLNQYLFIGYLVLAFIGGVIASTLLLLPVLRVDRSGEEFGGAIRNRALKLPFHQALISGTMWLLGTVVFVVANVGHSPRLALVVGVTSILGGTTTCLISYLQAERIMRPITVRALARGVPANRHVPGVRRRIFLGWALTTVIPVAGILLILTGQWVGLFGDDPGHILVALAVMASVAVIAGAIGMGLVSDSIADPVREMQAGVGRVKKGDLEARVTIYDSSEIGRLGQGFNEMVTGLQEREAIQDLFGRYVGEEVARHALERGTELGGQEKQVAVLFVDLTGSTEFAAAHEPAEVVAVLNEFFRIAVEAVDSNGGYINKFQGDALLAVFGAPLEVENEAGRALRAARALQSQLAGLSPLSAGIGVSYGTVIAGHIGHAKRFEYTVIGDPVNEAARLTTLAKSEQGHVLASAAAIRNADAPEAARWVLGRSVELRGRGIMTQLARPLRPTLADRWQSGNVALRPSVEGVEAAGA; encoded by the coding sequence ATGGAGCGATGGGTCAGGCTGTTCCGGTGGCTGTGGGCCACCCCCTGGCCCGTCTACGCCCTCACGATGGTGCAGGCCAACATCATCGGCGCGGTGTTCGTCTTCGCGTTCCTGCGCTTCGTCCTGCCGATGGACCGCTTCCTCGACCTGGAGCAGTTCCGGTTCCTCAACCAGTACCTGTTCATCGGTTACCTGGTGCTCGCCTTCATCGGCGGAGTCATCGCCTCGACGTTGCTCCTGCTCCCGGTCCTCCGGGTCGACCGCTCGGGTGAGGAGTTCGGCGGGGCGATCCGCAACCGGGCCCTGAAGCTCCCGTTCCACCAGGCGCTCATCTCCGGCACCATGTGGCTGCTCGGCACGGTCGTCTTCGTCGTCGCCAACGTGGGCCACTCCCCCCGACTCGCCCTGGTCGTGGGCGTGACGAGCATCCTCGGCGGGACCACCACCTGCCTCATCTCCTACCTCCAGGCCGAGCGGATCATGCGGCCGATCACCGTCCGCGCCCTCGCTCGGGGCGTCCCCGCCAACAGGCACGTCCCGGGGGTCCGTCGTCGCATCTTCCTGGGCTGGGCTCTCACCACCGTCATCCCCGTCGCCGGGATCCTGCTGATCCTCACCGGGCAGTGGGTCGGGTTGTTCGGCGACGACCCGGGACACATCCTCGTAGCCCTCGCGGTGATGGCCAGCGTCGCCGTGATCGCGGGCGCGATAGGCATGGGCCTGGTCTCGGACTCCATCGCGGATCCCGTCCGCGAGATGCAGGCGGGCGTCGGGCGGGTCAAGAAGGGCGATCTGGAGGCCCGCGTCACGATCTACGACAGTTCCGAGATCGGCCGACTGGGCCAGGGCTTCAACGAGATGGTGACCGGACTCCAGGAGCGCGAGGCGATCCAGGACCTCTTCGGTCGCTACGTCGGCGAGGAGGTCGCCCGCCACGCACTCGAACGCGGGACGGAGCTCGGGGGCCAGGAGAAGCAGGTCGCGGTGCTCTTCGTCGACCTCACCGGTTCGACGGAGTTCGCCGCCGCACACGAGCCGGCCGAGGTCGTCGCCGTGCTCAACGAGTTCTTCCGCATCGCGGTGGAGGCCGTCGACTCCAACGGCGGCTACATCAACAAGTTCCAGGGTGATGCACTCCTCGCCGTCTTCGGCGCGCCTCTGGAGGTCGAGAACGAGGCGGGGCGGGCGCTGCGGGCCGCCCGCGCCCTACAGAGCCAGCTCGCGGGTCTCTCCCCGCTGTCGGCGGGCATCGGGGTCTCCTACGGCACCGTGATCGCCGGCCACATCGGGCACGCCAAGCGCTTCGAGTACACCGTGATCGGCGACCCGGTCAACGAGGCCGCACGGTTGACCACCCTGGCCAAGTCGGAGCAGGGGCACGTGCTGGCGTCGGCGGCGGCGATCCGCAACGCGGACGCGCCCGAAGCCGCGAGGTGGGTGTTGGGCCGAAGCGTCGAGCTGCGGGGCCGCGGAATCATGACACAGCTGGCCAGACCACTGCGGCCGACCCTCGCGGACCGGTGGCAGTCGGGCAACGTCGCGCTGCGCCCCTCCGTCGAGGGAGTCGAGGCCGCCGGCGCCTGA
- the topA gene encoding type I DNA topoisomerase — translation MASKQTASGGKRSLVIVESATKARKIQPYLGSDYVVEASVGHIRDLPKGAADIPAKYKKEPWARLGVDPEHNFEPIYVVSADKKKKVSELKKELAGVDQLLLATDPDREGEAIAWHLLEVLKPKVPVKRMVFHEITKPAILAAAENTRELDTDLVDAQETRRILDRLYGYEVSPVLWKKVMPRLSAGRVQSVATRVIVERERERMAFVAADYWDITATLTTREAAGGDAGEPRSFTARLAAVDGARVAQGRDFGQDGRLKTSGAAKDAVVLDESAARALSDALDGADFVVDSVESKPYTRRPYAPFMTSTLQQEAGRKLRYTSERTMRIAQRLYENGYITYMRTDSTTLSEGGIAAARAQATELYGSEYVSPTPRQYTRKVKNSQEAHEAIRPAGESFATPGQLHGVLDAEEYRLYELIWQRTVASQMADAKGTSVSIRITGAAGQNPSGYERATFAASGRTITFPGFLKAYVEATEEPGESSDKPMADDAERRLPRLSEGQDLTGSDLSADGHTTSPPARYTEASLVKVMEEMGIGRPSTYASIIRTIQDRGYVYSRGNALVPSWVAFAVVGLLEQNFGRLVDYDFTSLMEDELDEIAEGRENRDDWLRRFYFGDPGASGPDGGAGDAGHAVGLKNLIDVNLEAIDARSINSIRVFDDAEGRPVHVRVGRYGPYLERMVAGEDGEQESQRANLPEGMSPDELTLEVAEKLFATPQDGRPLGVDPETGHEIVVKDGRFGPYVTEKLPEPTDEEKARWAEKVLADAEAEKKRIDAERDAAIAAAENDEARAEAKKAATKAKSAVTRKAKKESDNPTGPKPRTGSLMQSMEPATITLEEALKLLSLPRTLGVDPASGEEITAQLGRYGPYLRKGTDSRTLDTEDAVFTITLEEALKIYSEPKRRGRQAAAPKALREMGVDEVSGKQMLVKDGRFGPYVTDGESNASLRKGDTVETLTDARASELLSERRAKSPPPKKAAAKKAGGKATKKAPARTSPAKKATAGR, via the coding sequence GTGGCGAGCAAGCAGACAGCATCGGGCGGGAAGCGGAGCCTGGTGATCGTCGAGTCCGCCACCAAGGCCCGCAAGATCCAGCCGTACCTGGGGTCCGACTACGTGGTCGAGGCGTCCGTCGGGCACATCCGCGACCTGCCCAAGGGGGCCGCCGACATCCCGGCCAAGTACAAGAAGGAGCCCTGGGCCCGACTGGGCGTGGACCCGGAGCACAACTTCGAGCCGATCTACGTGGTGAGCGCGGACAAGAAGAAGAAGGTCTCGGAGCTCAAGAAGGAGCTGGCGGGCGTGGACCAGCTCCTGCTGGCCACCGACCCGGACCGCGAGGGCGAGGCGATCGCCTGGCACCTTCTCGAGGTGCTCAAGCCCAAGGTCCCGGTCAAGCGGATGGTGTTCCACGAGATCACCAAGCCGGCCATCCTCGCCGCCGCCGAGAACACCCGCGAGCTGGACACGGACCTCGTCGACGCCCAGGAGACCCGCCGGATCCTCGACCGTCTCTACGGCTATGAGGTCTCTCCTGTGCTGTGGAAGAAGGTCATGCCGCGGCTATCGGCGGGTCGCGTGCAGTCCGTGGCCACCCGCGTGATCGTCGAGCGGGAGCGGGAGCGCATGGCGTTCGTCGCGGCCGACTACTGGGACATCACCGCGACCCTGACGACCCGCGAGGCCGCCGGTGGCGACGCCGGTGAGCCGCGCAGCTTCACCGCCCGCCTCGCCGCGGTGGACGGCGCCCGGGTGGCGCAGGGGCGCGATTTCGGCCAGGACGGTCGACTCAAGACCTCCGGCGCGGCCAAGGACGCGGTGGTGCTCGACGAGTCCGCGGCCCGCGCGCTGTCGGACGCGCTGGACGGCGCCGACTTCGTCGTCGACTCCGTCGAATCCAAGCCGTACACCCGCCGCCCCTACGCGCCGTTCATGACCTCGACGCTGCAGCAGGAGGCCGGCCGCAAACTGCGCTACACGTCCGAGCGCACCATGCGCATCGCGCAGCGGTTGTACGAGAACGGCTACATCACCTACATGCGCACCGACTCCACCACCCTGTCCGAGGGCGGCATCGCGGCCGCCCGCGCGCAGGCCACGGAGCTGTACGGCAGCGAGTACGTCTCGCCCACCCCGCGGCAGTACACCCGCAAGGTCAAGAACTCGCAGGAGGCGCACGAGGCCATCCGTCCGGCGGGGGAGTCCTTCGCCACCCCCGGCCAGCTGCACGGCGTCCTGGACGCCGAGGAGTACCGCCTGTACGAGCTCATCTGGCAGCGCACCGTCGCCTCCCAGATGGCCGACGCCAAGGGCACCTCGGTGAGCATCCGCATCACGGGCGCCGCGGGACAGAACCCGTCCGGGTACGAGCGGGCGACCTTCGCGGCCTCGGGCCGCACCATCACGTTCCCCGGTTTCCTCAAGGCCTACGTGGAGGCGACCGAGGAGCCCGGTGAGTCCTCGGACAAGCCGATGGCGGACGACGCCGAGCGGCGACTGCCGCGACTGAGCGAGGGGCAGGACCTCACGGGGTCGGACCTGTCCGCCGACGGCCACACCACCAGCCCCCCGGCCCGCTACACCGAGGCGAGCCTGGTCAAGGTCATGGAGGAGATGGGGATCGGCCGCCCCTCGACCTATGCCAGCATCATCCGCACCATCCAGGACCGCGGCTACGTGTACTCCCGGGGCAACGCGCTCGTGCCCAGCTGGGTGGCCTTCGCCGTGGTCGGGCTGCTCGAGCAGAACTTCGGTCGGTTGGTGGACTACGACTTCACCTCGCTCATGGAGGACGAGCTCGACGAGATCGCCGAGGGGCGCGAGAACCGGGACGACTGGCTGCGTCGTTTCTACTTCGGGGACCCCGGCGCGTCCGGGCCCGACGGTGGCGCCGGGGACGCGGGCCACGCGGTCGGGCTCAAGAACCTCATCGACGTCAACCTCGAGGCGATCGACGCCCGCAGCATCAACTCCATCCGGGTCTTCGACGACGCCGAGGGACGACCGGTCCACGTCCGCGTCGGGCGGTACGGTCCGTACCTCGAGCGCATGGTCGCGGGGGAGGACGGCGAGCAGGAGTCGCAGCGCGCCAACCTGCCGGAGGGGATGAGCCCCGACGAACTCACGCTCGAGGTGGCCGAGAAACTCTTCGCCACCCCGCAGGACGGGCGTCCCCTCGGTGTGGACCCGGAGACCGGTCACGAGATCGTGGTCAAGGACGGCCGCTTCGGGCCCTACGTCACCGAGAAGCTGCCCGAGCCCACCGACGAGGAGAAGGCACGGTGGGCGGAGAAGGTGCTCGCCGACGCCGAGGCGGAGAAGAAGCGTATCGACGCCGAACGCGACGCCGCGATCGCCGCCGCGGAGAACGACGAGGCCAGAGCCGAGGCCAAGAAGGCGGCGACGAAGGCCAAGTCCGCCGTGACCCGCAAGGCCAAGAAGGAATCCGACAACCCCACGGGCCCCAAGCCCCGGACCGGATCACTGATGCAGTCCATGGAGCCGGCCACGATCACGCTGGAGGAGGCGCTCAAGCTGCTGTCACTGCCGCGGACCCTGGGCGTCGACCCCGCGAGCGGCGAGGAGATCACCGCTCAGCTCGGTCGGTACGGTCCCTACCTGAGGAAGGGCACCGACTCGCGGACACTGGACACCGAGGACGCCGTGTTCACCATCACCCTCGAGGAGGCTCTGAAGATCTACTCGGAGCCCAAGCGTCGGGGTCGGCAGGCCGCCGCCCCCAAGGCGCTGCGCGAGATGGGGGTCGACGAGGTCTCCGGCAAGCAGATGCTGGTCAAGGACGGGCGCTTCGGGCCGTACGTCACCGACGGTGAGTCGAACGCGTCGCTGCGTAAGGGCGACACCGTGGAGACCCTCACCGACGCGCGCGCCTCGGAACTGTTGTCCGAGAGGCGGGCCAAGTCGCCGCCGCCCAAGAAGGCCGCGGCGAAGAAGGCCGGGGGAAAGGCGACGAAGAAGGCCCCGGCCCGGACGTCACCGGCGAAGAAGGCCACCGCGGGACGCTGA